The Desulfoplanes formicivorans genomic sequence TTTCTCCTCCATGGCCATGAGCTCATCGCATCCCCTGATCCAGGCCCTGGAACATTTCAAACGCCACCTGAGAACCCTGACCACGTCCCAACAACATATCGCCATGTACGGACAACAATTATCACTCCAGAGCGATGCCTATGAACGCAATGTCCGTCATCTGCACAGCAGCATGCAGCGTCTGCGGGAGCACATTGACATCCTGACCCAATCCAAGGCCGTTCTGCTGGAAAAAATGGCAACCATTGACGCCCGCATCGCCCAGAGCAGCCGGAAAATCGTTCAAGACATTGATGTCGCGGTTGGCAGATCTCTCATGGCAGTCTTTGCCCTGTTCGGATTCATCATTCTCACCCTGTTTTTTTTCACTACGCGCTTTGTCAAAGCCCATGTCCAATCACCGCTTTCCATTATCCTCGAGGGAATCAAGCGGTTCCAGCATGGTGATTTTTCCGATCCCCTTGTCATGGATCGCCATGATGAATGGGCCCATATCCAAAAGGCACTCAATACCATGGCGGAAAAGCTCGAATCCTCCTACAAGGCCCTGCGTGATTCCGAACACAAATACAGGGCCATCGTGGACAACGCCCCTGACGGCATTTTCCAAATGGAAATGACGGGCGAGCTTCGCAACGTCAATGACTCCATGGCCAACATTTTCGGTTACACGGACCAAAAGGAGCTGCAGCACGACGCCCCATCCATCTTCCATCAATTATATATTGATGCAACCCGAACAACCTCGCTGTTTTCTGCCCTCAGGGACAATCCCGAAAGACGACATTTTGAAACCCCTCTTTTTACCACGGACGGTTTCAAGGCCTGGGTCAGTGTGAATGCCCGTGTCGTTGAAACCGAGGAAGCCACCTATATCGAAGGGAACATTGCCAACATAACCGACCGCAAACACACGGAAATGGACCGGGATCGGCTGCGCATGTATCTGGACAACATCGTCAATTCCATGCCCTCCATCCTCATCGCCGTGGACCCCCAGGGAATGATCACCCAATGGAACAAGCAGGCCGAAGCCAAACTGGGCATCAGATCCGATCTTGCCAAGGGCACCTCTCTGGCCAGGGCCATTCCCGTTCTTGCGCAAATAAGCGAAGAAATCCAGCAGGCCATCGATTTCCAGCGGTCCTGCGAAAAGCACAAGGTTCCCCTGCCCTTGAACCATGAATCACGGTTCACGGACATCACGATATTTCCCCTGATTACCAACAGTGTGGAAGGGGCCGTCATCAGAATCGACGACATCACCGACAAGATGCGTATTGAGGAAATGATAATCCAGTCGGAAAAGATGCTTTCCGTGGGAGGGCTTGCAGCAGGGATGGCCCATGAAATCAACAATCCCCTTGCCGGTATTCTTCAGGCGGCACAGGTCATTGAAATGCGTTTTGATCCCCAGCTTCCCAAGAATGTCCAGGTCGCCACAACATGCGGCACCACCATGGAAGCCATGCACCAATACATGGAACACCGCCGGATCATGAAGATGCTCACGTCCATACGCGAGGGGGGAGAACGGGCAGCCAGGATCGTTGAAAATATGCTCAGCTTCAGCCGCAAGGGCAGCTCGGAAATGGCCAGGCAGGACATCACCCAGCTCATGGACGTAACCATTGAATTGGCCAAAAATGATTACGATCTCAAAAAAAACTATGATTTCAAAAACATCATTATAAATCGCACGTATGACCAGGATCTGCCCGACATTCCCTGCGAAGGCAGCAAAATCCAGCAGGTTTTTTTCAATATCCTCAAGAATGGTGCGCACGCCATGGCGAGCAAGAAGGCCATGGCCGATGCAGCTTACACCCCCACATTCACCATCGCCATCACCCAGACTGGAAATACCGCCACAGTAACCATCGAAGACAATGGACCAGGCATCGAAGAATCCCTGCGCAAGCGCATTTTCGAACCGTTCTTCACCACCAAGGATGTGGGTACAGGCACCGGACTGGGTCTTTCAGTGTCCTATTTCATCATTACCGACAATCACAATGGCATGATGTACGTTGATTCCACGCCTGGCAAAGGGACACGATTCGTTATCAAGCTTCCCTTTGAGCAGGACCATGTCAAACTGGTCCAGTCCTGATACGCCTCACAACCTGCCTTGCTGCTGTCACCCTCTCCAGCGGCTGAGTTCCCATTTTTTTCGTGACTGCCACGGCCACA encodes the following:
- a CDS encoding PAS domain S-box protein; its protein translation is MTGSHKKSRIKISTRLSLLSIGLGIACLAILIVIMIAAHSIKELSSQITNDHLQEIAANSRVARDLSKVFADINLVVNNFYGQGDYLLTRGDRILKLIQESASRTTLPTIKSDLQILQKHMRSFLDACTTVNQSIAERVRIEKDMDATLSRLEDTISETMIGQSLDGEDTSFMEQLSLLVFGYRENLLRIENIAAQISFDHFSSMAMSSSHPLIQALEHFKRHLRTLTTSQQHIAMYGQQLSLQSDAYERNVRHLHSSMQRLREHIDILTQSKAVLLEKMATIDARIAQSSRKIVQDIDVAVGRSLMAVFALFGFIILTLFFFTTRFVKAHVQSPLSIILEGIKRFQHGDFSDPLVMDRHDEWAHIQKALNTMAEKLESSYKALRDSEHKYRAIVDNAPDGIFQMEMTGELRNVNDSMANIFGYTDQKELQHDAPSIFHQLYIDATRTTSLFSALRDNPERRHFETPLFTTDGFKAWVSVNARVVETEEATYIEGNIANITDRKHTEMDRDRLRMYLDNIVNSMPSILIAVDPQGMITQWNKQAEAKLGIRSDLAKGTSLARAIPVLAQISEEIQQAIDFQRSCEKHKVPLPLNHESRFTDITIFPLITNSVEGAVIRIDDITDKMRIEEMIIQSEKMLSVGGLAAGMAHEINNPLAGILQAAQVIEMRFDPQLPKNVQVATTCGTTMEAMHQYMEHRRIMKMLTSIREGGERAARIVENMLSFSRKGSSEMARQDITQLMDVTIELAKNDYDLKKNYDFKNIIINRTYDQDLPDIPCEGSKIQQVFFNILKNGAHAMASKKAMADAAYTPTFTIAITQTGNTATVTIEDNGPGIEESLRKRIFEPFFTTKDVGTGTGLGLSVSYFIITDNHNGMMYVDSTPGKGTRFVIKLPFEQDHVKLVQS